Genomic DNA from Mesorhizobium sp. 131-2-1:
CGCCACGCAGGTCGACAGTGCGCACCGCCTCGGTGATGGCGGGGAAGCCGCCAACCCCTGAGGCGATGATCGTTGCTGTGCGCAGGCGATCCGTTTCCAAGACAGGCTTCCATTTCGCCTGCGCAAGCGCCTCTTCCGCCGCCGCCAGCGCAAAGAGAATGAACCGATCTACCTTGCGCTGATCCTTCGCGGACAGGACGTCATCAGGATCGAAACCAGCGTCCGGATCTTCATCCAAGGAGGGAACCACGCCGCCGATCTTCGCCGGCAGGTCTCCCACCACATCGTCCGGAAGCCTACGGATGCCCGAACGACCGGCCAGCAGGCGCGACCATGAGGCTTCGACATTGGCAGCTAGGGGCGTGATCGCTCCCATGCCTGTAACAACAATCCGTCGCATCTATTCTCCTATCACTTGGGTGCGCCGACAGCGCTGCCCACGCCGTTCAAGCGGCGACTGCTGCGCGAACCTGATCGGTCGCCGCATCCAGAAAAGCCTGCGCAAGATCGGGATCGTTGACGACGCGCGAGAGGAGGACCGCGCCGACCATTGTCGAGAGAATGGCCTTGGCCTTGCCCCCGGCCTCATCATTGTCGGCCCCGCCAACCCAACTGCCGAGCATTTCAAGGTATTCCCTGATCCCGGCCTCGAATGACGCCTTCACCTCGGCGCCCTGTCTGGCAGCATCCGAGCCGAGCGCAACGACCGGGCAGCCGTCCATCCTTTCTCCGCGATGGCCCATGCTGAGATAGAATGAGGTCACTGCGTCGAGCGGATTCTCAGGGTTTGCCGCTGTTGCGGCCGACCATCGCTGGGTGGCGCTCTCCATCGCCCGCCTGGACGCCTGCGCGGCCAGATCCTCCTTTGACTCGAACTGCTTGTAAAAGGCGCCCTGGGTCAGCCCTGCACCCTTCATCAGATCCTTGAGGCCGATGCCGTCAAAGCCACGCTCCCGAAAAAGGCGGCTTGCCACATTGATCACGGTCTCGCGGTTTTCCGCGGCTTGAATTCGGCTCACGCGCATCATCGGTCTCCTTTTTTTTGATTGCGTTCGTAATCTATAATCGATATAGAAATCGAACGCAATCTAATTTGAGGCGAGGCGACGAGCGTGAAAAAGAGAACCGTTATCGTATTGGGATCGACCCTGACGGCGATGTCATGGGCGGCGGCATTCGCCACGTTTGCCACTCCCGCGCAGGAAGCCCCCTTGGTGACCGACCCAAGGCAGGAAGCGCCTTTCGTCAGACTTGTGTCGGCAGCGCCAGTGACCGGATCAGAGCGCGGCTTCACCGGCGTCATCGCGGCGAGGGTGCAGAGCAATCTCGGCTTTCGGGTTCCCGGCAAGATCGTGGAACGGTTGGTAGACGTCGGTCAGGAGGTCAAAGCCGGTCAGCCGCTGATGCGAATTGACGATACCGATCTGCGCCTCGCGCTTTCGGCGAAACGCAATGCCGTTGCTGCTGTGCGTGCAACAGTCGTTCAGACACAGCCGGATGAACGGCGGTACGCCAGTTTGCTCGCCAGTGGGTGGGTTCCAAGGCAGCGCTACGAGCAAGCGAAAGCTGCGTTGGATACTGCCCAAGCGCAACTTGCCGCCGCCGAAGCCGACGCACGGGTCGCCGAGAACGAGGCGGCCTATGCAGTTCTGTTGGCGGACGCGGATGGAACGGTGGTTGAAACGCTAGGCGAGCCGGGGCAGGTCATCGCTGCCGGCCAGCCAGTGATCCGGACCGCCAAGGCCGGCCCACGCGAAGCGGTTGTCGCACTTCCCGAAACGATCCGGCCGGCGATAGGCTCTGTAGCCGAGGCCAGCGTGTATGGTGGCGATGAGCGCCGCTATTCAGCGCATCTGCGGCAGCTGTCGGACTCCGCCGATGCCCAGACCCGCACGTATGAGGCGCGCTATGTGCTAGACGGCGAGGCTGCCACGGCACCGCTTGGCGCGACGGTAACCATTCGGCTCGCAAGCCAGGTGAAACAGCCGGAGGTTCAGGTGCCACTGGGAGCCGTGCTTGATGACGGCCGGAAGACCGGCGTTTGGGTGTTGGACAGCGCCACCTCAACCGTACACTTTCAGCCCGTCCAGCTTGTTCGTGTTACCAGCGAAACCGCCGTGATCTCCGGATTGAACTCCAACGTTCCTATTGTGTCGCTCGGCGCCCACCTCCTGCAGGAAGGCGCTCGCGTCCGGACTGAGTCCGAAAGTGGGAGCAACTGATGAGCTTCAATCTTTCCGCGATCGCTGTTCGCGAACGCGCCGTCACCTTGTTCTTCATCCTTCTGCTGGTGGCTGCCGGCGCCTACGCCTTCCTGATGCTCGGCCGGGCGGAGGACCCTAGCTTCACCATCAAGACCATGACGGTCACGACGGCGTGGCCGGGCGCGACGGCGCGCGAGATGCAGGACCTGGTCGCCGAACTGTTGGAGAAGCGCCTTCAGGAGCTGACTTGGTACGACCGGGTGGAGACGACCACACGGCCAGGTTATGCGTATATGACGATCACGCTCAAGGACAGCACACCGTCATCAGCCGTGCAGGAGGAGTTCTACCAGGCTCGCAAGAAGCTCGGGGATGAAGCC
This window encodes:
- a CDS encoding TetR/AcrR family transcriptional regulator — its product is MRVSRIQAAENRETVINVASRLFRERGFDGIGLKDLMKGAGLTQGAFYKQFESKEDLAAQASRRAMESATQRWSAATAANPENPLDAVTSFYLSMGHRGERMDGCPVVALGSDAARQGAEVKASFEAGIREYLEMLGSWVGGADNDEAGGKAKAILSTMVGAVLLSRVVNDPDLAQAFLDAATDQVRAAVAA
- a CDS encoding efflux RND transporter periplasmic adaptor subunit encodes the protein MSWAAAFATFATPAQEAPLVTDPRQEAPFVRLVSAAPVTGSERGFTGVIAARVQSNLGFRVPGKIVERLVDVGQEVKAGQPLMRIDDTDLRLALSAKRNAVAAVRATVVQTQPDERRYASLLASGWVPRQRYEQAKAALDTAQAQLAAAEADARVAENEAAYAVLLADADGTVVETLGEPGQVIAAGQPVIRTAKAGPREAVVALPETIRPAIGSVAEASVYGGDERRYSAHLRQLSDSADAQTRTYEARYVLDGEAATAPLGATVTIRLASQVKQPEVQVPLGAVLDDGRKTGVWVLDSATSTVHFQPVQLVRVTSETAVISGLNSNVPIVSLGAHLLQEGARVRTESESGSN